A DNA window from Guyparkeria halophila contains the following coding sequences:
- the mgtE gene encoding magnesium transporter, with product MPELTDIDRQEELDSLIHEIRDTLSEETRTGLGSEEGEGFAPLSDLAKHDLAQLAQKIERLHAADVAKVLESLPQDERLVIWDLVHSDRDGEVLLEVSDSVRDTLIEVMDREEILNAASTLDTDELADLAPDLPEGMMQDVFTALPIDDREKLRFVMSYDEDTIGALMDFDLVTVRGDVTIEVALRYLRRMDSLPDHTDKLFVTDRDGLFEGVIHLKTLLLNDPETVVADVMEADAVRFHPEDKARDGADAFERYDLVSAPVVDEVDRLVGRVTIDAVVDFIRESSDEERLSQVGLSEEEDIFAPVRKSVKNRAPWLAVNLVTAIVAAQVIGLFEGSIQELVALAVLMPIVAGMGGNVGNQTITMIVRELAFRKLGGGDIRLLYGKELKVALINGIVWGGILGLVTFLMYQNPGVSAVMVAAVSLNFLSAAFFGVTIPILRTRMGRDPALGSAVMITAITDSGGFFIFLGLATLFLL from the coding sequence ATGCCCGAACTCACTGACATTGATCGCCAGGAAGAGCTTGATTCGCTGATCCACGAGATCCGCGACACGCTCTCCGAGGAGACGAGAACCGGTCTGGGCAGCGAGGAAGGGGAAGGATTCGCCCCCCTGTCGGATCTGGCCAAGCATGATCTGGCGCAGCTGGCGCAAAAGATCGAACGACTCCATGCCGCCGACGTGGCCAAGGTGCTCGAATCCCTGCCGCAGGACGAGCGCCTGGTCATCTGGGATCTGGTTCACTCCGATCGCGACGGCGAGGTGTTGCTCGAGGTCTCGGATTCGGTCCGGGACACCCTGATCGAGGTGATGGACCGCGAGGAGATCCTCAACGCCGCCTCCACGCTCGATACCGACGAACTCGCCGACCTGGCCCCCGATCTCCCCGAAGGAATGATGCAGGACGTCTTCACCGCCCTGCCAATCGACGATCGCGAGAAGCTGCGCTTCGTCATGTCCTACGACGAGGACACCATCGGCGCGCTGATGGACTTCGACCTGGTCACCGTACGGGGCGACGTCACCATCGAGGTCGCCCTTCGCTACCTGCGGCGGATGGATTCCCTGCCCGATCACACCGACAAGCTGTTCGTCACCGATCGCGACGGCTTGTTCGAGGGCGTGATCCATTTGAAAACACTGCTGCTCAACGACCCGGAAACCGTGGTGGCCGACGTGATGGAAGCCGATGCGGTGCGATTTCACCCCGAGGACAAGGCGCGTGATGGCGCGGATGCCTTCGAGCGTTACGACCTGGTCAGTGCCCCGGTGGTCGACGAGGTCGACCGATTGGTCGGCCGGGTCACGATCGACGCGGTGGTCGACTTCATTCGCGAGTCTTCCGACGAGGAGCGACTCTCCCAGGTGGGCCTGAGCGAGGAAGAGGACATCTTCGCCCCAGTGCGCAAGTCGGTGAAGAACCGTGCCCCCTGGCTGGCCGTGAATCTCGTCACCGCGATCGTCGCCGCCCAGGTCATTGGCCTGTTCGAGGGCTCGATCCAGGAGCTGGTGGCGCTGGCCGTCCTGATGCCGATCGTTGCCGGCATGGGCGGTAACGTCGGCAACCAGACCATCACCATGATCGTGCGGGAACTGGCTTTCCGGAAGCTCGGTGGCGGCGATATCCGCCTGCTCTACGGCAAGGAGCTCAAGGTCGCGTTGATCAACGGCATCGTCTGGGGCGGGATCCTCGGCCTGGTCACCTTCCTGATGTACCAGAATCCCGGGGTGTCCGCGGTCATGGTCGCGGCGGTAAGCCTCAACTTCCTGAGTGCGGCGTTCTTCGGTGTCACGATCCCCATCCTGCGCACCCGAATGGGCCGCGACCCGGCGCTGGGCAGCGCGGTGATGATCACGGCGATTACCGACTCGGGCGGTTTCTTCATCTTCCTGGGGCTCGCCACCCTCTTCCTGCTCTGA
- the rsgA gene encoding ribosome small subunit-dependent GTPase A, translating to MTRKIRLSKQQQRHIDRRRRVDDQTDTSLAPGIVVTHHGHDLLIEDSDHQLHRGRARRTVGRLTTGDRIRWHCDEQGNVMIEQREDRRNLLIRPDAYGKKKMMAANIDQVLVITSVLPWMNPDVVERTLVAVFALPATPVIVLNKADLLPGLAADERRAIEGNIALWESLGFEVIRTSVKSGEGIELLRARLHEQVTLMVGLSGVGKTSLSREVTPSADQAAIGEISTFNREGTHTTRASTLYRFPDGDGGLIDAPGVRDFPVEEVPSTALEDGFPEIHAASAYCRFNDCRHINEPGCAVRAAVADGDILERRLEQYQAMR from the coding sequence ATGACGCGGAAGATTCGTCTGAGCAAGCAGCAACAACGCCACATCGACCGCCGACGGCGAGTCGACGACCAGACGGATACCTCGCTGGCCCCCGGAATCGTGGTGACCCATCACGGTCACGACCTGCTGATCGAGGACAGCGATCACCAACTCCACCGCGGTCGGGCCCGACGGACAGTAGGTCGCCTGACCACCGGCGATCGCATCCGCTGGCATTGTGACGAGCAGGGCAACGTGATGATCGAGCAGCGCGAGGATCGTCGCAACCTGCTGATCCGTCCCGATGCCTACGGCAAGAAGAAAATGATGGCCGCCAACATCGATCAGGTGCTGGTCATCACCTCGGTGCTGCCCTGGATGAATCCCGACGTGGTCGAACGCACCCTGGTGGCCGTTTTTGCCCTGCCGGCCACGCCGGTGATCGTGCTCAACAAGGCCGACCTCCTGCCCGGTCTGGCAGCCGACGAGCGCCGCGCCATCGAGGGAAACATCGCCCTGTGGGAATCGCTGGGGTTCGAGGTCATTCGCACCTCGGTGAAGTCCGGCGAGGGCATCGAGCTGCTGCGTGCCCGGCTCCACGAGCAGGTCACGCTGATGGTGGGGTTGTCCGGGGTGGGCAAAACGTCCTTGTCACGGGAGGTCACCCCCAGTGCCGATCAGGCGGCCATCGGCGAAATATCGACGTTCAACCGCGAAGGCACCCACACCACGCGCGCCAGCACGCTCTACCGGTTTCCGGATGGCGACGGCGGGCTGATCGACGCCCCCGGTGTGCGGGATTTCCCGGTCGAGGAGGTGCCCTCAACCGCGCTGGAAGACGGCTTCCCCGAGATACACGCCGCCTCGGCTTACTGCCGTTTCAATGACTGTCGTCACATCAACGAACCCGGGTGCGCGGTGCGGGCGGCCGTGGCCGACGGCGACATCCTCGAACGCCGGCTCGAGCAGTATCAGGCAATGCGCTAG
- the dapB gene encoding 4-hydroxy-tetrahydrodipicolinate reductase — protein MSTRVGIVGANGRMGRRLIEAAHQGGQTQMGAAFARSGSPLIGQDAGQIAGIGQIGVPVVADLAGHGDDFDVLIDFTSIDATMRHLEICREAGRAIVIGTTGLSEAQKETLQAAARDIPIVFAPNMSIGINVLLQVLGQVASMLGDDYDVEIIEAHHRHKVDAPSGTALRLGEAVADSLDRDLQQVAIYGREGITGERPAETIGFSTIRGGDVVGDHTVLFAGIGERVEITHKASSRMTFAKGAVRAAQWVADKPAGLYDMSHVLGLKPV, from the coding sequence ATGAGCACACGAGTCGGGATTGTTGGCGCCAACGGCCGCATGGGGCGTCGCTTGATCGAGGCGGCACACCAGGGCGGTCAGACACAGATGGGCGCGGCGTTCGCTCGCAGTGGCAGTCCGTTGATCGGCCAGGATGCGGGACAGATCGCCGGGATCGGCCAGATCGGCGTGCCGGTGGTCGCCGATCTGGCCGGTCATGGCGATGACTTCGACGTGTTGATCGACTTCACCTCGATTGATGCCACGATGCGTCATCTCGAAATCTGTCGAGAGGCCGGGCGGGCGATCGTGATCGGCACCACGGGGCTCTCCGAGGCGCAAAAGGAAACGCTGCAGGCCGCTGCCCGCGATATTCCGATCGTTTTCGCCCCCAACATGAGCATCGGCATCAACGTGCTGCTTCAGGTGCTCGGTCAGGTCGCCTCGATGCTGGGAGATGACTACGACGTCGAAATCATCGAGGCTCACCACCGTCACAAGGTCGATGCGCCGTCCGGCACGGCCTTGCGCCTGGGCGAGGCGGTGGCCGACTCGCTCGACCGCGACTTGCAGCAGGTCGCTATCTACGGTCGTGAAGGCATCACGGGTGAGCGGCCCGCGGAAACCATCGGCTTCTCGACGATCCGGGGCGGCGACGTGGTCGGCGACCACACGGTGCTGTTCGCCGGCATCGGCGAGCGGGTTGAGATCACCCACAAGGCCTCCAGCCGGATGACCTTCGCCAAGGGCGCCGTTCGGGCGGCTCAGTGGGTGGCCGACAAGCCCGCCGGGCTGTACGACATGAGCCATGTTTTGGGTCTCAAGCCGGTCTGA
- the orn gene encoding oligoribonuclease, translated as MHAPEDNLIWIDLEMTGLDPVRDTIIEIATLVTDKHLNVLAEGPVVAIHQPEAKLAGMDEWNQRVHGQSGLIERVRQSDCDLRCGETRTLDFLRQYVPEGKSPMCGNSICQDRRFLARLMPELEAYFHYRNLDVSTIKELARRWQPEVLAGYRKNSNHQAMDDIRGSVAELSHYRAGFFKL; from the coding sequence ATGCACGCCCCGGAAGACAATCTGATCTGGATCGATCTCGAGATGACCGGGCTCGATCCGGTCCGAGACACCATTATCGAGATTGCCACCCTGGTGACCGACAAGCACCTGAACGTGCTTGCCGAGGGACCGGTGGTCGCCATTCACCAGCCCGAGGCGAAACTCGCCGGTATGGACGAGTGGAACCAGCGGGTGCATGGTCAGAGCGGGCTGATCGAACGCGTGCGGCAAAGCGACTGTGACCTGCGTTGCGGCGAGACCCGAACGCTGGACTTTCTCCGCCAGTACGTCCCGGAAGGGAAGTCGCCGATGTGCGGCAACAGCATTTGCCAGGATCGGCGCTTTCTTGCCCGGTTGATGCCGGAGCTGGAGGCGTATTTCCACTACCGCAACCTCGATGTCTCCACCATCAAGGAACTGGCACGCCGCTGGCAGCCCGAGGTGTTGGCCGGTTACCGCAAGAACTCCAATCACCAGGCAATGGACGACATTCGGGGGTCGGTGGCCGAGCTGTCCCACTATCGGGCCGGCTTTTTCAAGCTCTAA
- the carA gene encoding glutamine-hydrolyzing carbamoyl-phosphate synthase small subunit produces the protein MDSTVSDANTGLPANTALLALEDGSVFYGTSIGADGESVGEVVFNTAMTGYQEILTDPSYCRQIVTLTYPHIGNVGTNAEDAESDAVHVAGLVVRDSGQMSSWRGEQSLETYCREHGVVAIAEIDTRELTRRLRDQGAMKGCIVAGDDLDATAAVEKAQAFAGLAGMDLIPEVGTRAVREWAEGSWWVDGSARPEPSRHVVAYDYGFKQNILRKLVDRGCRITLFPADTPVDELLAAKPDGILVGNGPGDPAACTKAIGDIERVLETGIPLFGICLGHQLLALASGAKTSKMKFGHHGANHPVQDIASKRVLISSQNHGFAVEEDSLPAHLEATHRSLFDGSLQGIRRTDCPAFSFQGHPEASPGPHDLDLLFDQFVESIDARR, from the coding sequence TTGGATAGCACGGTCTCAGACGCGAACACCGGGCTCCCGGCCAACACGGCGCTCCTGGCTCTTGAAGACGGGAGCGTTTTTTACGGCACCTCCATCGGGGCCGATGGCGAGTCGGTGGGCGAGGTGGTGTTCAACACCGCGATGACGGGCTATCAGGAGATTCTCACGGACCCGTCCTACTGCCGTCAGATCGTGACCCTCACGTACCCGCACATCGGCAATGTCGGCACCAATGCCGAAGACGCCGAATCCGACGCGGTACACGTCGCCGGTCTCGTGGTCCGCGATTCCGGCCAGATGAGTTCCTGGCGCGGCGAACAGTCTCTCGAAACGTACTGCCGCGAGCATGGCGTGGTCGCCATCGCCGAGATCGACACCCGTGAGCTGACACGGCGCCTGCGCGACCAGGGGGCCATGAAGGGCTGCATCGTGGCCGGCGACGATCTTGACGCGACCGCCGCGGTCGAGAAGGCACAGGCCTTCGCGGGGCTGGCCGGCATGGACCTGATCCCCGAAGTCGGCACCCGAGCGGTGCGCGAATGGGCCGAGGGCTCCTGGTGGGTGGATGGCTCGGCCCGTCCCGAACCATCCCGGCACGTCGTCGCCTACGACTACGGCTTCAAGCAGAACATCCTCAGAAAACTGGTCGATCGCGGTTGCCGCATCACGCTGTTCCCGGCCGATACGCCGGTCGATGAGCTGTTGGCGGCCAAGCCCGACGGCATCCTGGTCGGCAATGGCCCCGGCGATCCGGCCGCCTGCACCAAGGCGATCGGTGACATCGAGCGCGTTCTCGAGACCGGCATCCCCCTGTTCGGCATCTGCCTGGGGCACCAGCTGCTGGCACTGGCCAGCGGTGCGAAGACCAGCAAGATGAAGTTCGGCCACCATGGTGCGAACCACCCGGTCCAGGATATCGCCAGCAAGCGTGTGCTGATCTCCAGCCAGAACCACGGCTTCGCGGTCGAGGAGGACAGCCTGCCGGCCCATCTCGAGGCCACGCATCGGTCTCTGTTCGACGGCAGCCTGCAGGGCATCCGTCGTACCGACTGTCCGGCCTTCAGCTTCCAGGGCCACCCCGAGGCGAGTCCCGGGCCGCATGACCTCGACCTGCTGTTCGATCAGTTCGTCGAGAGCATCGACGCCCGTCGCTGA